aaaaaataataataagatCATATTTTCCCCAAACATAGGTTTAAATACTGCACAGAATACTTCATTACTTCATCAACACTGACACcgaagataaatatggtatactcGCCCTCATAAGGGGGCTCTGAGCAACCTGTTTAGATGGAATCAAATTTGTTTCTTCTTGGTTACAACTGGAACGCCTCTGATGTTAAGTAGGTGCAGCTAAATAACAAACTCTTATTTTTCTCCAACTAAAAGTATAAAACAAAGTCTAGACTCTAACTGAATAAGAACAAACCATTACTGAACTGATATGATAATACTCCTGACCAAACTCTATCCTCAACACCTGTGGCACCACTGATTCCTTCTTCCAGCCACACTCATATGTTTTCCCGATGAATGCTCCAACAACACATTCTTATGTAGTTATGTTGAATTATTATGATTGCAACCTTTTTAGAAAATTTCTAAACATTAGCTAACGGAAAGTATAAAACAGAACCTTCAGCTCTTAAAGTCCTTGTCATCCGTGATATTTCTGCTAGAGGTAAAGGAATTTCTATAACTTATACTAACTTCTTCTTGTTATCTGAGGAGGCCGACAGGATGGTTCAACATAAGAAACCCTTTGATCTACCTCATTTCAACTTTGACTATGAAAACAAAGTGATGAAAGAATGTCAACAACAGCCTTACAGTTACAAGTGGTGGATTTACAGCAACATTTCCTATCCAGATATCAATTATCTTCCAGTCTTCCTATGAGATAATATGTCTTTGAAGACCTTCATTTCACCATCTGAATACGGAGGTTTTCTCCCAGTAACCAACTTCATTATCTCTCTCGCATTCCTATCCTTTGAGATAGCCATGAGGCCTTTCAACAGCTGGTTAATAGTATTGACACTTGGAAACCAATTTTTCTCCATACTATCCTTGCAGAACCTGAATGCCAAATCGAAGTCCCTTCTCTCACAGAGGTAATGGACCATTGTCTGGTAAACCTTACTGTTTGGCTTGCATCCCCTCCCATGCATCGCGCCAAAGACTGTCTTGGCCATCTCATGCTCACCCATCATGAAGAAACCCTTGATAATTAGATTGTATGTGATCTCATCTGGTTTGATCCCCACCGCATACATTTTCCGCACCAACTCATTCGCCTGCCACCCCCTTTCCCTGTTAATCAGGAACTGGATCCTCACATTGTAGGTAGCAAGTGTCGGCTCACAACCCCTCAGCCTCATGAGGTTCCACAAACCATCCCCAACCTCGCGCTGGCCACACTTATAGAACGCAGCCATGAGCGTCGTGTACGTGACGACATCCGGTTGCACACCAGCCCCCTCCATCCCCTGCATAACCCGGTATGCCGCACGCAAGTCCCCCATATCGCAGTAAATCTTCACCACCGTGTTACACGAGATGTCGTCCAGCTCAACCCCGTACTTCTCCGGCCCCTCCTCAAACAGCCACAGAGCCTCATCAAACATCTGTGCCCGCAGCAGCACCTTCATGGTGGCATTGAGCGACTTGGCGGTGCGTGGGCACCCGTACATCCCCATCTCCTGGAACGTCCGCAGCGCGTGGCTCGGCATTCCAGCCTTCCCGTACAGGCCGATGATCCTGACCACGAACCCCTCCCGCCTCCCCTGGGGCAGCGCCTTGTGCTGCTCGAGGAtctcctcgacgaggtcattccGCCGAGCACCAGCCAGGCGCGCCACCGCGTCCTCGAACGCGAAGCGGTTCTCCACCAGGAGGCGGTTGTGCGCATTGGTCCTGAACAGCTGGTACAGCCGCTCCGGGTCCCGCTCGTGCTTGATCTTGACCAGCaccggttgctgctgctgctgctcctcctccgccttctcctcGGCTGCGGCGGCTGCGGGGGAGGAAGAGGGGGAGGGCTGGCCGCCGCcgggtcggcggcggcggcggcggtcaccCTTGGAGGCGGAGACCGCAGCGCGGCAGGCAGCGATGGTGGGGAAGTCGACGGGGTGCGGGGAGTGCGCGTGCGCGGAGGAGAAAGGGTGGCGGCCCGAGGGCGGGCGCGAGAGTCCCGCCGCGATGACGGTGAGCGCGACGGCGTCGAAGGCTGCGCAGAGCTTGTGGAGGGCGCCCAGGGAGAGCATCTGGCCTCGCTCGATCCCGGGGCTCGAGCCTAGTGCGCGGAGGCGGCTGCGGCGGCCATGGGCGTGGTGGGCGGCGAAGTGAGGAGGGGACAAGAGCGGGGAAGAGGagtgcgcggcggcggcgtcggcgtggAGGCGCAACGCACCGCTCCGTCCAGCGGACTCGCGAGCGGTGGGCGAGAGCCCACGGTTTCCCCCAACCAAAAGCCTGCAACTGGGCTGGATGGGCCTTTTGGGGAAGGAAAGGCCAGTTACGCCTTGTATGGGCCTTGAGCCCAGCAATACATATTAGCTCGGCGTGAGAGTTTTTGTGGACGAGCTCGGGCGCATTCCACAATCTTTGGCTCGTttagaagtttagctactaaagtgactaaaatttacttagctaaaatttagtaagggAAACCAAAGAGAGCCTTTATCTTTTATTAGTGGACGGTGGTCCTTCACTTTTTACTGGTACAAGTTTCTCACTCTCTTCTTCACTTTATTCACCGGTACAAGCTATAAATTCTGTTCCATATAAAAAAGGATACTATACAAATTAGTAATAAAAGAAATTATGTGTTAATTTATTCAATCTCAAGATCATTGAGTTTTTTTAGAAGATGAAGTTACTCTTCGAGACAACCCGGTGGAATTTAGCACTGGAATGGCCTTACAGCCACAAAGTGTGTATATGTGTTTATAGGGAAGAGTGTTTACGATACATATATATTgagtttgaaaaaaaaagataagatCAACCTGCTATTGACTGTCTCCTTGCTTAAGCTAACTGACAAATGCTCTCTTGCTTCCAAACCATTCTCTCTTGTTCTCAGCTCGTTGCATGATGGCTACTTGTTTTCCTGCAGATTAGCCAAAAGGGAGATAATCCAATTTTTTGCCGGCCAGATAAGCAAGGATCCGATGCCACGTACGTAAACACAGCCAAAAGCTAGCAATGAGCGCAAAAGTTAAATATCAAATCAAGAGGCCAATCAAATAGGTGGACAAAGCGCTGCTGTCCACAGATAAAGCTCGCTTTGGCCTTTGTtggatgctaatcatgagaagaGGAGGCCACAAATATATACAATAATTTCCTCGAAACAAAGATTAGGGGATGAATTGGTCAGGATGCTATCATGCTGTTTATGGACTGACAACAAGCTAGGTTACAAGTAGTGCTAATTATTgcctttcatttttttttgaaaagtctGCGCTTTATTATATCTGGAGAGAATCATTTACATCATGAGACACCAGTTCTTGTACAAACTCTGGGAGGGGATCAATCCAAACATGCGACCGATCCGGGTCCCAATTCAACCCAATTCGAGCAAGCTCATGTGCACACCTATTGCTAGAGCGTGGCACATGAACAACATCAGCTCGAATAAAATTCATAGACATCAGAAACTTTGCTTCTCTAAACAACACGCCACAAGCTGAAAAATCATAAGAGCGGGATTGTAGAGCATCAACAAGAGTTGTCGAATCAGTCTCCAAGATGATCTGGGACAAACCATGAATTATTGCTACATACAAGGCAGCAAGACAAGCCTGGGACTCAGCACTCAATGCATCATGTACCACATTGATTCTACCTGCTCCAGCCACCACTGAAGCACCTGTGTGATCCCTCACAATAAAACCCCAAGCACCTTTCTTCTCAGCCTTTAAAAAGGCTCCATCAAAATTAATCTTTAGAACATCAGTTGTAGGGGGAACCCAACAAGAAATCCCACTTTTCCTCTTAATTGGTCTGTCCTGTGTATGAAGAGTATCAACATATTTCATAGAAAGCACCTTGTGAACCATCTCCTCAGTAGATATGATTTTATCCCCAACATTCGCCTTATTACGAGCATCCCACCAAAGCCAAAGAAAACCAATCACTAACAATGTTTTATCCTCCTCGAGAGAAAGAATTTTGATGGCAACCTGTTTTGCAGAGTTAAGATCAATCAAAGTTAGACGAAGCTCCTCTAAGTTTAAAGCTCTCCAACATTTCTTGACAAATTTGCATCTAAGAAAACAATGTCCACCATCCTCATTTAGCCTCCAACAGACAGGACAACGTGTATCAATATCCATTCCCCGACGAAGAATATTCATGCGAAGGGGCAAGCTATTATGTGTAAACCTCCAGAAAAAAAGTTTCACCTTCGGTGGACAATGAAGCTTCCAGATCTTGTGCCAATTGTTGTTACAGGGAGAAATCAAGCTAGCACTAGCTTCTCCAATTTGCCTTCTTTTTGATAGTTCTTTCATATCTGTAAGAACATGATATGCAGATTTGACTGAGAAGTCTCCCTTAGGATCATAATGCCAGGCCAAAGTATCCTCCATTCCATTTTTCAGCGGTATAGAAAGAATGTTTTTTACATCTGCTTCCCAGAATATATCAGTTACCAGATTTCTGTCCCATTCACTAGAAATTGGATCAATTAGTTCAGAGACCTTATTTAAAATTGTTTGTCCCCTAGGCGTACAAGGTCTTCTAGTAACACCCTGTGGGATCCAAGGATCTGTCCAAATATTGATTTGAGTGCCATCACCAACcctccaaataagtccatcttTTAGTGCTTGTACCCCCCGAACAATGCTTCTCCATGCATAAGAAATTCCCGGCTTCTCCACTACTAACAAGAGATCACCATCTGAAAAATATTTAGATCACAGAACCCGAGCACATAGAGAATCAGGATTTAGAAGAAGGTGCCACCCTTGTCTTGCGAGCATAGCTAAATTGAAAAGGTGCAGGTCCCTataactgtgggggtataaacccctatacccttacggctagacttcggccaggaggcttggcccattacgagacgagttcaaggcttgatccgacaacctggagtttcgcgcaaggaaacaagatgtggagatcaagcaggattctagtcggttagaataggaattgatatcgaactatctatgacaattgtaaccgactaggattagtttccagatctgtaaccctgcccttcagactatataaggagaggcaagggacccccctaggacatacgattctctcaacacaaatcaatacaaccagacgcaggacgtaggtattacgccaactcggcggccgaacctggataaaaagcttgtccgagtctcgcgtcaccatcgagttcgtagtttgcgcaccgtctaccgataaactactaccgtgggtataccccaaggtagactgccgaccagctttcgtcgacagtggcgcgccaggtagggaatgtgcgtgcaacttttccggcgaacaagatggtcacgattccagcttccgcgaccgtgcctgaaggcctcacgttcaccgttggccagatcacgtggacgacgtgcagcggcggcctcacgaccacggtttcgaaagagacccagatccaatctgaggtcacgccgtctccgaccacacacgtggcggcaccgagcgcccgaccaccgttcccgctctacaagggaaagaagatcgacagctcggaccttctccaagcgcttgatcgcgccgactccaagctactcgaagtttcccaactagtaggcggagttctgcgtcggcccgaccaagctg
This window of the Sorghum bicolor cultivar BTx623 chromosome 7, Sorghum_bicolor_NCBIv3, whole genome shotgun sequence genome carries:
- the LOC8055213 gene encoding pentatricopeptide repeat-containing protein At1g80150, mitochondrial, with the protein product MLSLGALHKLCAAFDAVALTVIAAGLSRPPSGRHPFSSAHAHSPHPVDFPTIAACRAAVSASKGDRRRRRRPGGGQPSPSSSPAAAAAEEKAEEEQQQQQPVLVKIKHERDPERLYQLFRTNAHNRLLVENRFAFEDAVARLAGARRNDLVEEILEQHKALPQGRREGFVVRIIGLYGKAGMPSHALRTFQEMGMYGCPRTAKSLNATMKVLLRAQMFDEALWLFEEGPEKYGVELDDISCNTVVKIYCDMGDLRAAYRVMQGMEGAGVQPDVVTYTTLMAAFYKCGQREVGDGLWNLMRLRGCEPTLATYNVRIQFLINRERGWQANELVRKMYAVGIKPDEITYNLIIKGFFMMGEHEMAKTVFGAMHGRGCKPNSKVYQTMVHYLCERRDFDLAFRFCKDSMEKNWFPSVNTINQLLKGLMAISKDRNAREIMKLVTGRKPPYSDGEMKVFKDILSHRKTGR